The following coding sequences lie in one Musa acuminata AAA Group cultivar baxijiao chromosome BXJ3-1, Cavendish_Baxijiao_AAA, whole genome shotgun sequence genomic window:
- the LOC135629194 gene encoding probable indole-3-pyruvate monooxygenase YUCCA5 translates to MELLRCPQLFIDPSTSLPHPHLRLLVSSFLTCLIMAHSSDHRDSFKRRCKWVNGPLIVGAGPSGLAVGACLKEHGVPFVILERSNSIASLWRNRTYDRLKLHLPKQFCQLPKLPFPVDFPEYPTKDQFIDYLESYAARFELNPQFNETAQSAKFDDTCGMWRVRTAASCNAEVEYICQWLVVATGENAECVIPEMEGLKEFGGQVIHASDYRSGEAYRGKQVLVVGYGNSGMEVCVDLCHHNSFPVMVVRDSVHVLPREICKKSTFELAVLLMKWFPVKLVDRILLALSWMILGNMEEYGLKRPSLGPLELKHKQGKTPVLDLGALGKIKSGEIKVVPGIKRLLHGGVELVDGRVIDVDSVVLATGYCSNVPSWLQDTDCFNKDGFPKQPFPNGWKGKTGLYAVGFTKRGLAGASHDAVKVAEDIGRVWREETKQAKHIIACHRRCISQI, encoded by the exons ATGGAGCTCTTGCGTTGCCCCCAGCTATTTATAGACCCATCAACCTCCCTGCCTCATCCACACCTCCGTCTACTGGTCTCCTCCTTCCTCACCTGTTTGATCATGGCCCATTCGTCCGACCACCGTGACAGCTTCAAGAGGAGATGCAAATGGGTTAACGGCCCTCTCATTGTAGGAGCCGGCCCTTCGGGTTTGGCCGTGGGTGCGTGCCTCAAGGAGCATGGCGTCCCCTTCGTGATCCTTGAGAGGTCAAACAGCATCGCCTCCCTGTGGCGAAACCGCACCTACGATCGCCTAAAGCTCCATCTCCCCAAGCAGTTCTGCCAGCTTCCCAAGCTCCCCTTCCCCGTCGACTTCCCCGAGTACCCCACCAAGGACCAGTTCATAGACTACTTGGAGTCCTACGCCGCACGCTTCGAGCTGAATCCACAGTTCAATGAGACAGCGCAGTCGGCGAAGTTCGACGACACGTGCGGTATGTGGCGCGTCAGGACCGCTGCCAGCTGCAACGCCGAGGTGGAGTACATTTGCCAGTGGCTGGTCGTGGCCACGGGGGAGAATGCAGAGTGCGTGATCCCGGAGATGGAAGGACTGAAGGAGTTCGGCGGGCAGGTGATTCACGCGAGCGACTACAGGTCCGGCGAGGCCTACCGGGGAAAGCAAGTCCTCGTGGTGGGCTATGGCAACTCCGGCATGGAGGTCTGCGTCGATCTCTGCCACCACAATTCCTTCCCCGTCATGGTCGTCCGCGACTCG GTACATGTTCTACCGAGAGAGATTTGCAAGAAATCGACGTTCGAGTTGGCTGTTCTGTTGATGAAATGGTTTCCGGTCAAGTTGGTCGACAGGATTCTGCTGGCCTTGTCGTGGATGATACTGGGGAACATGGAGGAATACGGCCTGAAACGACCATCTCTTGGTCCCTTGGAGCTCAAACACAAGCAGGGGAAGACACCGGTTCTCGATCTGGGAGCGCTGGGAAAGATCAAATCCGGTGAGATAAAGGTGGTTCCTGGAATCAAGCGGCTCTTGCATGGCGGTGTGGAGCTGGTCGATGGCCGCGTCATTGATGTCGACTCGGTCGTTCTTGCCACTGGCTACTGCAGCAACGTTCCTTCATGGTTGCAG GACACTGACTGCTTCAACAAGGATGGTTTTCCGAAGCAGCCATTCCCGAACGGGTGGAAAGGGAAGACAGGGCTTTATGCTGTTGGATTCACAAAGAGAGGGTTGGCCGGTGCATCTCATGATGCAGTGAAGGTAGCAGAGGACATTGGCAGGGTGTGGAGAGAGGAAACAAAGCAGGCAAAGCATATCATTGCCTGCCATAGGAGATGCATCTCGCAGATCTGA